The Neochlamydia sp. S13 genome has a segment encoding these proteins:
- a CDS encoding glycosyltransferase encodes MVRILLNCLDTLGKSMAGPAIRYWEFAHALAKNHQVTLHVPNQTDQVSTTFTISTGPIEFKKIDVIITQTIDQSLAFHAKRYKIPLIYDAYDPEPLEHLEIFKPSALKVRKHLNRAIIHTINFNLRMADAVICANHRQRDLWMGSLLSLKKISPTIYDQDETLHKRVGIAPFGIPSRPAIQSKSGFREKFNIKASDKLLLWGGGIWNWFDPLTLIRAVKELSKQRSDIKLVFMGIRHPNASIPIMSMANKAIKLAEDLKIKDQFVFFNEQWIPYEERENFLLDANIGVSTHFEHLETQYSFRTRLLDYIWAGLPLITTEGDVFAELVLKNKIGKVVPAQDIQALVLAISQLIDDSAETLRIKSNLKELREQLVWEKAVAPLEEIIEHLINNPLKNYFAYDLAQILYYQFQKCHPWTLVERWWIRRNNGIKT; translated from the coding sequence ATGGTAAGAATACTTTTAAATTGCTTAGATACCTTGGGAAAATCAATGGCGGGACCGGCCATTCGTTATTGGGAATTTGCGCATGCACTTGCTAAAAACCATCAAGTGACTCTACATGTTCCTAATCAAACTGATCAAGTCTCCACTACGTTTACGATAAGCACAGGTCCCATCGAGTTTAAAAAGATAGATGTTATCATCACTCAAACTATTGACCAAAGCCTTGCCTTCCATGCTAAGCGTTATAAAATTCCTCTTATCTATGATGCCTATGATCCTGAGCCTCTAGAGCATTTAGAAATTTTTAAGCCCTCAGCACTTAAAGTAAGAAAACATCTTAATCGTGCGATTATTCATACCATTAATTTCAATCTACGCATGGCTGATGCCGTAATTTGCGCCAATCATCGGCAAAGAGATCTTTGGATGGGCTCTTTATTAAGTTTAAAAAAAATTTCCCCTACCATTTATGATCAAGATGAAACGTTACATAAACGAGTAGGCATCGCCCCTTTTGGGATTCCTTCCCGCCCTGCTATTCAATCTAAAAGCGGTTTTCGCGAAAAATTTAATATTAAAGCTTCCGATAAGCTTCTCTTATGGGGAGGAGGTATTTGGAACTGGTTTGATCCTTTGACTCTTATTCGTGCGGTTAAGGAACTTTCTAAGCAAAGAAGCGATATAAAGCTAGTTTTTATGGGAATCAGACATCCTAACGCCAGCATTCCTATCATGAGTATGGCCAATAAAGCAATTAAGCTAGCGGAAGACTTAAAAATTAAAGATCAGTTTGTTTTCTTTAATGAACAATGGATACCTTATGAAGAACGGGAAAATTTTCTTTTGGATGCAAATATTGGGGTATCCACACATTTTGAGCATCTGGAAACTCAATATTCTTTTCGCACCAGGCTCTTAGATTATATTTGGGCAGGCTTGCCCCTTATTACTACTGAGGGGGATGTCTTTGCAGAACTCGTCTTGAAAAATAAAATTGGCAAAGTTGTACCCGCACAAGATATTCAGGCTTTAGTCTTAGCGATAAGCCAGCTAATAGATGATTCAGCTGAAACGCTAAGAATAAAAAGCAATCTTAAAGAACTAAGGGAGCAGCTTGTATGGGAAAAAGCAGTCGCTCCTCTTGAAGAAATTATTGAGCATTTAATAAATAATCCTCTTAAAAATTATTTTGCTTATGATCTTGCCCAAATATTGTATTATCAGTTTCAAAAATGCCATCCGTGGACTTTAGTGGAAAGATGGTGGATAAGGCGGAATAATGGAATCAAAACTTAG
- a CDS encoding glycosyltransferase family 2 protein: protein MESKLSFSNPRKVDILLATYNGERYLAEQIESLLKQTHPDIHLLIRDDASIDNTPLIIESFLSKFPDRITFFQGRERQGVKANFSQLMQASTSSYLMFSDQDDVWKPNKVEKSLSCMIAMENKYGELPLLVHSDLTVVDESLNLLDPSFWHYTYLKSPHSSSLNKLLAQNVVTGCTIMINRLMNELARPIPHEAFMHDWWLALIASTFGQIGVINEATLYYRQHSTNTLGAQKFFNFCNIKKKLHKWRQADEKKFQQAFIFFHRYQQLLSLSQQKILKDFLMLAHLPWMKRKKTIYCHGFFKQGWVRNLADFFLG, encoded by the coding sequence ATGGAATCAAAACTTAGCTTTTCTAACCCTCGGAAGGTTGATATCCTTCTGGCCACTTATAATGGGGAAAGGTATTTAGCAGAGCAAATAGAGTCTTTGTTAAAGCAAACTCATCCTGATATTCATCTTTTAATTAGAGATGATGCTTCCATAGATAATACCCCCTTAATTATTGAAAGCTTTCTTTCTAAGTTTCCTGATAGGATAACCTTTTTCCAAGGTAGAGAGCGTCAAGGAGTAAAAGCTAATTTTTCCCAGCTGATGCAAGCTTCGACCTCTTCTTATCTGATGTTTTCTGACCAGGATGATGTATGGAAGCCTAATAAAGTTGAAAAATCTCTTTCTTGCATGATAGCCATGGAAAACAAGTATGGGGAACTTCCTTTGCTTGTCCATAGCGACCTAACCGTGGTAGATGAAAGTTTAAATTTGCTAGACCCCTCTTTTTGGCATTATACTTATCTTAAGTCCCCTCATTCTTCTAGCTTAAATAAACTACTGGCGCAAAATGTAGTGACCGGGTGCACGATAATGATCAATCGTCTCATGAATGAACTGGCCAGGCCTATCCCTCATGAAGCTTTTATGCATGATTGGTGGTTAGCTTTAATCGCCTCGACCTTCGGCCAAATAGGGGTCATTAATGAGGCTACTCTCTACTATAGGCAACATTCCACAAATACATTAGGGGCTCAGAAATTTTTTAATTTTTGTAATATAAAGAAAAAATTGCATAAGTGGCGCCAGGCTGATGAAAAAAAATTTCAACAGGCTTTCATTTTTTTTCACCGCTATCAGCAGTTGCTAAGCCTCTCGCAGCAAAAGATCCTAAAAGATTTCTTAATGCTTGCTCATCTTCCTTGGATGAAGAGAAAAAAAACAATTTACTGTCATGGGTTTTTTAAGCAGGGATGGGTGCGAAACCTAGCGGATTTTTTCTTAGGGTGA